A genomic region of Pirellulales bacterium contains the following coding sequences:
- a CDS encoding SHD1 domain-containing protein, translated as MRRRLAPRESQPQLFVALSGKGLLLRYDLATAARELTVPFDAEGVSALAIGSAAQGPLYALSGGSNRRGGEVYAIDTQKLAKTGVSASIGWGQGVGKIRAAANNSVVVGDGMSFVPVGGKLLSYQTDPNSTGALFPSADGTLIFGATGTWTPEMKPKDQADRNAQAICIPSVEGHYYLRAHMDQHLPSEPMQLSFSLCVQGETRPLFKLPNIVLPLVQDDFGNSPLYALDKNVFLIPAAKVLAILGPPGGELTLHPFDFDAELEKSGIDYLFVSSAPPTVARLGKLYEYSLTVRSRKGGLKFKLDSGPPGMTLFADGKLRWPVPVKQQEVDIPVVLSIMDSAGQKIFQTFTITVAELAEQAAAAQAAAARVAEAQADQATQPSANLSTTKTATAGQALATAQAAAQTNPFQPAGPVIHGLGPKTSRVWKDSSGKFSVEARFVEVYQDKVTLRKTNGQLIEVPIERLNAADRALARDFARRSE; from the coding sequence ATGCGGCGACGGCTGGCGCCGCGGGAAAGCCAGCCGCAGCTGTTCGTCGCACTCAGCGGGAAGGGCCTGCTGCTGCGCTACGATCTTGCAACCGCCGCTCGCGAATTGACGGTTCCGTTCGACGCGGAAGGGGTTTCGGCATTGGCGATCGGTTCGGCAGCGCAAGGGCCGCTCTATGCATTGTCCGGCGGATCGAACCGACGTGGGGGCGAGGTCTACGCCATCGACACGCAAAAGCTCGCCAAGACGGGCGTGTCGGCAAGTATCGGATGGGGGCAGGGCGTCGGGAAAATTCGCGCCGCCGCCAATAATAGCGTCGTCGTCGGCGATGGGATGTCGTTCGTGCCGGTCGGCGGCAAGCTGCTGTCCTACCAAACGGACCCCAATTCCACGGGAGCGCTTTTTCCAAGTGCCGACGGCACCCTGATCTTCGGGGCGACCGGAACTTGGACCCCCGAGATGAAACCCAAGGACCAAGCCGATCGCAATGCTCAAGCGATTTGTATCCCGTCAGTCGAAGGCCATTATTACCTGCGGGCGCACATGGATCAGCATTTGCCGTCCGAGCCGATGCAGTTGAGCTTTTCGTTGTGCGTCCAAGGTGAAACGCGCCCGCTATTCAAGTTGCCAAACATCGTTTTGCCGCTCGTTCAGGACGACTTCGGGAATTCGCCTTTGTATGCCTTGGATAAAAATGTGTTCCTGATCCCAGCGGCTAAAGTGCTGGCGATCCTCGGGCCGCCCGGGGGCGAACTCACGCTGCACCCATTCGACTTCGACGCCGAGTTGGAGAAATCGGGAATCGACTATCTGTTTGTGTCGTCGGCGCCGCCAACCGTTGCCCGGCTGGGGAAGCTCTACGAGTATTCGCTAACTGTCCGCTCGCGAAAGGGCGGACTGAAGTTCAAGCTCGATTCCGGCCCGCCTGGAATGACGCTCTTCGCCGACGGCAAACTGCGATGGCCCGTTCCCGTCAAACAGCAAGAGGTCGATATTCCGGTGGTCCTGTCGATCATGGACTCCGCCGGACAGAAGATTTTCCAGACGTTCACGATCACGGTCGCCGAGTTGGCCGAGCAGGCCGCCGCAGCACAGGCGGCCGCGGCACGGGTCGCCGAGGCACAGGCCGATCAAGCAACGCAACCCTCGGCAAATCTCTCGACCACCAAGACCGCCACGGCCGGCCAAGCGCTAGCGACGGCCCAAGCTGCGGCCCAAACCAATCCGTTTCAGCCGGCGGGGCCGGTGATTCATGGCCTCGGTCCGAAGACGTCTCGCGTCTGGAAAGACTCCAGCGGCAAGTTTTCCGTCGAGGCCCGCTTCGTCGAAGTGTATCAAGACAAGGTGACGCTACGGAAAACGAACGGCCAATTGATTGAAGTGCCCATCGAACGACTGAATGCCGCGGATCGCGCTCTCGCCCGCGATTTCGCCCGCCGGAGCGAGTAG